A window of Roseiflexus castenholzii DSM 13941 genomic DNA:
GCATCGAGCGCCTCTCGCAGCGGCGTGTACCATTGTCCGTAGTACACCAGTTCGGCATAGCGATGGGCGATCACATCCTTGTAGTGCAGCGTATCGCGGTCGAGCGCCAGTTGTTCGAGACCCTGGTGCGCCACTCGCAGGATCGTGCCGCCGGGGGTTTCGTACACACCGTGACTTTTCATCCCGACGAGACGATTTTCAACCAGATCGACGCGCCCGATGCCATGCTTTGCACCGATGTTATTCAGCGCCAGGAGGAGATCGACCGGTCCCAGACGCTCACCGTTGACACTCACCGGCACCCCCTGATCGAACCCGACCGTCACATACTCCGGCTCGTCGGGCGCTGCTTCAGGTGCGGTCGTCAGGGTATACATCGCTTCTTCCGGCTCCTGCCAGGGATCTTCAAGGATGCCGCCTTCGTGCGACATGTGCCAGATGTTGCGGTCGCGGCTGTAGATCGACTTGAGCGTGGCTGTCACCGGAACATTGTGTTCGGCGGCATAATCGAGCGCGTCCTCGCGGCTACGGATATTCCACTCGCGCCAGGGAGCGATGACCTTCAGATGGGGCGCAAACGCCATATACGTCAATTCAAAGCGCACCTGGTCATTTCCTTTGCCGGTGCAACCGTGCGCCAGCGCGTCAGCGCCTTCCTGAAGCGCAATTTCCGCCTGGCGTCGAGCAATCAGCGGGCGCGCCACCGAGGTGCCAAGCAGGTAGGTACGCTCGTAGACTGCCCCGGATTGGAGCAAGGGAAAGAGAAAATCGCGCACGAACTCTTCACGCAGGTCTTCAACGTAACACTTCGAAGCGCCGGTTGCAATCGCTTTTGCTTCCAAACCGCTCAGTTCGTCGTCCTGCCCGATATTGGCGCAATAGCAGATGACTTCCGGGTTGCCATAGTTCTGTTTGAGCCAGGGGACAATGATGCTGGTGTCGAGACCGCCAGAGTACGCCAGAACGACTTTGTGGACTCTGCTGCTCATGATAGTTCCTTATTGATCTTCAGAGATGTGCTCACTATCGTGCTGTCTGCCGTCATTGTCAGACGATAGTGTTCCTGCAAAGAACGGACGCGCAATTCCTTCTGACGCAACGCCTTGATGGCGCTCACCGTCGCCGCTGCGCCGGTGAGGGTCGTCACCAGCATCACCCCGTAGCGAATGGCAGCCGAGCGTAGCGCCTGACCATCGGCATAGGCGCGTGGACCGAGGGGGGTACTGATCACCAATCCCACCTTGCCCGACGCAATCAGGTCGACGGTATGGGGTGAGCCTTCGGAAACCTTGTTGACAACGATGGCGGGCAGACCAAGCTGGTGGAGCCAGGCTGCTGTGCCGCGTGTAGCGTAGATAGTAAAACCGAATTTCACCAGATCGCGGGCAATCCGCCCGATAGCACCCTTATCGTAGTCGTTAACCGTCAGCAGCGCGCCGCCGCTGACAGGAATGCGCTGGTTGGCGCCCATTTCGGCTTTGGCGAAGGCATGCCCGAAGGTCGAAGCATGCCCCATTACCTCACCGGTGGAGCGCATCTCAGGGCTGAGGAAGACGGCAGCGCCGGGGAACTTATCGAATGGCAAAACGGCTTCCTTGACGAAGAAGCCATTGAGCGGCGGCTCGCGCGTCAATCCGAGTTCGATCAGCGTCTTGCCAGCACACGCCTGCGCAGCAAGACGCGCCAGCGGCACGCCGGTGGCTTTGGCGACGAACGGCACGGTGCGCGAGGCGCGTGGATTGACTTCGAGCACATAGACCTCGTCGTCCTTGATGGCGAATTGAATATTCATCAACCCCTTGACGCGCAGCGCCTCACCAATGCGGATCGTTTCGTCGCGGATGATCGAAAGGTGATAGGCGCTGACCTTGAACGGCGGCATGACCATTGCCGAGTCGCCAGAGTGGACGCCAGCCTCCTCAATATGCTCCATAATGCCGCCGATCACCACGCGCTCGCCATCACCGACAGCATCGACATCGAGTTCGAAAGCATCCTCCAGGTAGCGGTCGATCAACACCGGTTGACCGGCGCTGATCTGTGTCGCTTCGTGGATATACTGCGCCAGTCCTTCATCATCGTAGGCAATTGCCATTGCCCGCCCGCCGAGCACATAACTGGGACGCACCAGCACCGGGTAGCCAATCCGCTGCGCCACTCGCCGGGCAGTCTGAAGGTCGGCAGCCATGCCGCTCTCCGGTTGCATCATGTCCAACTGCCGGAGCAGTTCGCTAAAGCGCCCGCGATCCTCTGCCAGATCAATCGAGTCTTGCGAGGTGCCCCAGATCGGCACACCAGCCGCTGCCAGCCCTTTCGCCAGATTGAGCGGCGTCTGACCGCCAAACTGCACGAGCATTGGCACAGGCGTTCCTGCCCTGCCGTCCCGCATGCCCGACTCGTTCTCCCAGACATTAAGCACATCTTCGAGAGTCAGCGGCTCGAAGTAGAGGCGATCACTGGTATCATAGTCGGTTGAGACCGTTTCCGGGTTGCAGTTGATCATGATCGTCTCGTAGCCGAGGTCGCGCAGCGCAAAACTGGCGTGGACGCAGCAGTAGTCGAACTCGATCCCCTGACCAATGCGATTGGGTCCACCGCCGAGAATGACCACCTTCGGGCGGTCGGTCACCGCCGACTCATCGGATGTCGCATAGGTGCTATAGAGGTAGGGGGTGTAGGCTTCAAACTCAGCGGCGCAGGTGTCGATCCGATGATAGACCGGCAGAATGCCGAGCGCCTTACGACGCGCGCGCACATCCATCTCAGTCGGAACGTGAAACGTACCATTACGAAGGTCCGGTTGCAGAATGAGTGCGATCTGCGCGTCGGAGAAGCCATGTTCCTTCGCCTCACGTAGCAGATCGACAGGGAGCGTTGCAAGCGAATAACGCGCAAGCGCCGTTTCGATGTCGATGATCGCGCGCATCTGCGCCACAAACCAGGGATCATAGCCGGTCAGCGCCGCGATCCGCTCGATGTCCCATCCAGCGCGCAGCGCATTGGCAACGTGAAAGATACGCTGTGCCGTCGGAGTGCGCAGGTCATCGTCCGATGGCTCAGGCGTCATTTCAGCGTTCACGCGTTTCCCGGCGAACACACCGAACCCGACAGCGCCGATCTCCAGCCCGCGGATCGCCTTCTGCAACGCCTCGCTGAACGTCGCACCAATCGCCATAACCTCGCCCACGCTCTTCATCTGTGGTCCGAGAGTCGGATCGACGCCGGGGAACTTCTCGAACGCCCAGCGTGGGATTTTGACCACCACATAGTCCAGGCTTGGCTCGAACGACGCAGGCGTCACGCGCGTAATATCGTTCGGGATTTCGTCGAGGGTATAACCGACGGCGAGCAGCGCCGCGATCTTGGCGATTGGGAAGCCGGTGGCTTTGGACGCCAGCGCCGACGAGCGGCTGACGCGCGGGTTCATCTCGATCACGAGCGGCGTGCCATCGCGTGGATCAACGGCAAACTGGATGTTCGAGCCACCGGTTTCGACGCCGACCGTGCGAATGACGATCTTCGCCATCTCGCGCAGCCGCTGATACTCGCGGTCGGTCAGCGTCATCGTCGGAGCAATGGTGATCGAGTCGCCGGTATGGACGCCCATCGGGTCGAGGTTCTCGATAGAACAGACAACAACGAAGTTGTCCATCCGATCGCGCATCACCTCAAGTTCGTACTCCTTCCATCCGAGCACCGACTGTTCGATGAGCACCTGCGTCACCGGCGAGGCGCGTAGACCGCGATCCGCAATCTCGCGCAATTGCGCCTCACTATACGCCACACCACCGCCACTGCCACCGAGGGTAAAGGAGGGACGCACCAGCACCGGGTAGCCGATCCGCGCCGCCGCCTCCAGCGCCTGATCGACGGTCGAAACTGTTTCGCCGAGCGGCACGCGCAGCCCGGCGTCAATCATCGCGCGCTTGAACAACTCGCGATCCTCGGCAAGCGCAATGGCTTTCGGCGAAGCGCCAATCAACTGCACGCCGTACCGATCGAGCACGCCGCGCTCTGCCAGTTTCATCGCCAGGTTGAGACCCGTCTGCCCGCCGACGGTCGGGAGCAGCGCGTCGGGTCGTTCGCGCTCGATAATTTTCTCGACGATCTCCGGGGTCAACGGTTCAATATAGGTGGCGTCTGCCATCTGCGGGTCGGTCATGATTGTCGCCGGATTGGAATTGACGAGCACGACGCGAAACCCCTCGCGGCGCAGCACCTTGCACGCCTGAACGCCAGAATAGTCGAATTCGCATGCCTGACCGATAACTATCGGGCCAGAGCCGATGATCAAAATCGTCTGAATATCAGTTCGTCGTGGCATTGATTATGTATCTCACTGTTCGCAGCACAACGTTGCCATCTATCCACAGGGTGGCGCGCCGGCGCCACACCCCTACGTCACCCATCCCGCTCCTGTGATGCCGTCAGTGCATCGATCACATCGAGGGCATCGCGGGAAGCATTGTCCAGGTCGCGGGTCGCCTGCACAAAATCTGCGGGCAGGTCGGGATCGCTGATACGGAGCGCCAGACGCGCGACGCCGCGCAGGTTGTTGAGCGGTGTCAACAGATCGTGGCGGTAGGCATGCAGATCATGGTCGCTCAACCCGCCGACCACACGCGCATGTTCGCAGCGTTCGACACCTTCGGCGATGAGCGCATCGAGGCGCGCCATTGACTCACACAACACATCGAGCAATTCCCCAAAACGTCCTCTCATCAATGATGCCGTCTGATCCGGGCGCAACCGGCTCAAATCGCCAATGGCGCGGCGCAGCGTATCGAGCGGCGCAGCGAGTTCCACCTGCATCATCCGAATGCGCTCTTCCGGCGAAAGCCGATAGAACGGGCGCAGGCGCTGATAGAGCGACATGACGTTTCTCCCTGGTATGGGTTCATCTCATGCACCATGACATGAACCGTTCGTCAACGTCGGTGAACGCTGAGCAT
This region includes:
- a CDS encoding argininosuccinate synthase, with amino-acid sequence MSSRVHKVVLAYSGGLDTSIIVPWLKQNYGNPEVICYCANIGQDDELSGLEAKAIATGASKCYVEDLREEFVRDFLFPLLQSGAVYERTYLLGTSVARPLIARRQAEIALQEGADALAHGCTGKGNDQVRFELTYMAFAPHLKVIAPWREWNIRSREDALDYAAEHNVPVTATLKSIYSRDRNIWHMSHEGGILEDPWQEPEEAMYTLTTAPEAAPDEPEYVTVGFDQGVPVSVNGERLGPVDLLLALNNIGAKHGIGRVDLVENRLVGMKSHGVYETPGGTILRVAHQGLEQLALDRDTLHYKDVIAHRYAELVYYGQWYTPLREALDAFVRVTQRNVTGEARLKLYKGNAMLVGRRAAKSLYNPDIASFTMSDSYNQKDAEGFIKIFGLPVKVQALLEGR
- the carB gene encoding carbamoyl-phosphate synthase large subunit — protein: MPRRTDIQTILIIGSGPIVIGQACEFDYSGVQACKVLRREGFRVVLVNSNPATIMTDPQMADATYIEPLTPEIVEKIIERERPDALLPTVGGQTGLNLAMKLAERGVLDRYGVQLIGASPKAIALAEDRELFKRAMIDAGLRVPLGETVSTVDQALEAAARIGYPVLVRPSFTLGGSGGGVAYSEAQLREIADRGLRASPVTQVLIEQSVLGWKEYELEVMRDRMDNFVVVCSIENLDPMGVHTGDSITIAPTMTLTDREYQRLREMAKIVIRTVGVETGGSNIQFAVDPRDGTPLVIEMNPRVSRSSALASKATGFPIAKIAALLAVGYTLDEIPNDITRVTPASFEPSLDYVVVKIPRWAFEKFPGVDPTLGPQMKSVGEVMAIGATFSEALQKAIRGLEIGAVGFGVFAGKRVNAEMTPEPSDDDLRTPTAQRIFHVANALRAGWDIERIAALTGYDPWFVAQMRAIIDIETALARYSLATLPVDLLREAKEHGFSDAQIALILQPDLRNGTFHVPTEMDVRARRKALGILPVYHRIDTCAAEFEAYTPYLYSTYATSDESAVTDRPKVVILGGGPNRIGQGIEFDYCCVHASFALRDLGYETIMINCNPETVSTDYDTSDRLYFEPLTLEDVLNVWENESGMRDGRAGTPVPMLVQFGGQTPLNLAKGLAAAGVPIWGTSQDSIDLAEDRGRFSELLRQLDMMQPESGMAADLQTARRVAQRIGYPVLVRPSYVLGGRAMAIAYDDEGLAQYIHEATQISAGQPVLIDRYLEDAFELDVDAVGDGERVVIGGIMEHIEEAGVHSGDSAMVMPPFKVSAYHLSIIRDETIRIGEALRVKGLMNIQFAIKDDEVYVLEVNPRASRTVPFVAKATGVPLARLAAQACAGKTLIELGLTREPPLNGFFVKEAVLPFDKFPGAAVFLSPEMRSTGEVMGHASTFGHAFAKAEMGANQRIPVSGGALLTVNDYDKGAIGRIARDLVKFGFTIYATRGTAAWLHQLGLPAIVVNKVSEGSPHTVDLIASGKVGLVISTPLGPRAYADGQALRSAAIRYGVMLVTTLTGAAATVSAIKALRQKELRVRSLQEHYRLTMTADSTIVSTSLKINKELS